In one Myotis daubentonii chromosome 1, mMyoDau2.1, whole genome shotgun sequence genomic region, the following are encoded:
- the CLK3 gene encoding dual specificity protein kinase CLK3 isoform X2, protein MHHCKRYRSPEPDPYLSYRWKRRRSYSREHEGRLRYPSRREPPPRRSRSRSHDRLPYQRRYRERRDSDTYRCEERSPSFGEDYYGSSRSHHRRRSRDREPYRTRKHAHHCHKRRTRSCSSASSRSQQSSKRSSRSVEDDKEGHLVCRIGDWLQERYEIVGNLGEGTFGKVVECLDHASLCVLMSDWFNFHGHMCIAFELLGKNTFEFLKENNFQPYPLPHVRHMAYQLCHALRFLHENQLTHTDLKPENILFVNSEFETLYNEHKSCEEKSVKNTSIRVADFGSATFDHEHHTTIVATRHYRPPEVILELGWAQPCDVWSIGCILFEYYRGFTLFQTHENREHLVMMEKILGPIPSHMIHRTRKQKYFYKGGLVWDENSSDGRYVKENCKPLKSYMLQDSLEHVQLFDLMRRMLEFDPAQRITLAEALLHPFFAGLTPEERSFHTSRNPSR, encoded by the exons ATGCATCACTGTAAGCGATACCGCTCCCCTGAGCCAGACCCATACCTGAGCTACCGATGGAAGAGAAGGAGGTCTTACAGTCGGGAGCACGAAGGGAGACTGCGATACCCATCTCGAAGGGAGCCTCCACCCCGGAGATCTCGGTCCAGAAG CCATGACCGCTTACCCTACCAGAGGCGGTACCGGGAGCGCCGTGATAGCGACACATACCGATGTGAAGAGCGGAGCCCATCTTTTGGAGAGGACTACTATGGATCTTCACGTTCCCATCATCGTCGACGGTCCAGGGATAGAGAGCCGTACCGGACTCGCAAACATGCCCACCATTGCCACAAACGCCGCACCAGGTCTTGTAGCAGTGCCTCCTCG AGAAGCCAACAGAGCAGTAAGCGCAGCAGCCGGAGTGTGGAAGATGACAAGGAGGGCCACCTGGTGTGCCGGATCGGCGATTGGCTCCAAGAGCGAT ATGAGATTGTGGGGAACCTGGGCGAAGGCACCTTTGGCAAGGTGGTGGAGTGCTTGGACCATGCCAG CTTGTGCGTCTTGATGTCTGACTGGTTTAACTTCCACGGTCACATGTGCATTGCCTTTGAGCTCCTGGGCAAGAACACCTTTGAATTCCTGAAGGAGAATAATTTCCAGCCTTACCCCCTACCACATGTCCGGCACATGGCCTACCAGCTCTGCCACGCCCTTAGAT TTCTACATGAGAACCAGCTGACCCACACAGACTTGAAGCCAGAGAACATCCTGTTTGTGAATTCTGAGTTTGAAACGCTCTACAATGAGCACAAG AGCTGTGAGGAGAAGTCAGTGAAGAACACCAGCATCCGAGTTGCTGACTTCGGCAGTGCTACCTTTGACCATGAGCATCACACCACCATTGTGGCCACTCGTCATTACCGCCCACCTGAGGTGATCCTTG AGCTGGGCTGGGCACAGCCCTGTGACGTCTGGAGCATTGGCTGCATTCTCTTCGAGTACTACCGGGGCTTCACCCTTTTCCAG ACCCACGAAAACCGAGAGCATTTGGTGATGATGGAGAAGATCCTAGGGCCCATCCCATCACACATGATCCACCGTACCAG GAAgcagaaatatttttacaaagGGGGCCTGGTTTGGGATGAGAACAGCTCTGATGGCCGGTATGTGAAGGAGAACTGCAAACCACTGAAG AGTTACATGCTCCAAGACTCCCTGGAGCACGTGCAGCTGTTTGACCTGATGAGGAGGATGTTAGAGTTTGACCCTGCCCAGCGCATCACACTGGCGGAGGCCCTGCTGCACCCCTTCTTTGCTGGCCTGACCCCTGAGGAGCGGTCCTTCCACACCAGCCGCAACCCCAGCAGATGA
- the CLK3 gene encoding dual specificity protein kinase CLK3 isoform X1, with protein MHHCKRYRSPEPDPYLSYRWKRRRSYSREHEGRLRYPSRREPPPRRSRSRSHDRLPYQRRYRERRDSDTYRCEERSPSFGEDYYGSSRSHHRRRSRDREPYRTRKHAHHCHKRRTRSCSSASSRSQQSSKRSSRSVEDDKEGHLVCRIGDWLQERYEIVGNLGEGTFGKVVECLDHARGKSQVALKIIRNVGKYREAARLEINVLKKIKEKDKENKFLCVLMSDWFNFHGHMCIAFELLGKNTFEFLKENNFQPYPLPHVRHMAYQLCHALRFLHENQLTHTDLKPENILFVNSEFETLYNEHKSCEEKSVKNTSIRVADFGSATFDHEHHTTIVATRHYRPPEVILELGWAQPCDVWSIGCILFEYYRGFTLFQTHENREHLVMMEKILGPIPSHMIHRTRKQKYFYKGGLVWDENSSDGRYVKENCKPLKSYMLQDSLEHVQLFDLMRRMLEFDPAQRITLAEALLHPFFAGLTPEERSFHTSRNPSR; from the exons ATGCATCACTGTAAGCGATACCGCTCCCCTGAGCCAGACCCATACCTGAGCTACCGATGGAAGAGAAGGAGGTCTTACAGTCGGGAGCACGAAGGGAGACTGCGATACCCATCTCGAAGGGAGCCTCCACCCCGGAGATCTCGGTCCAGAAG CCATGACCGCTTACCCTACCAGAGGCGGTACCGGGAGCGCCGTGATAGCGACACATACCGATGTGAAGAGCGGAGCCCATCTTTTGGAGAGGACTACTATGGATCTTCACGTTCCCATCATCGTCGACGGTCCAGGGATAGAGAGCCGTACCGGACTCGCAAACATGCCCACCATTGCCACAAACGCCGCACCAGGTCTTGTAGCAGTGCCTCCTCG AGAAGCCAACAGAGCAGTAAGCGCAGCAGCCGGAGTGTGGAAGATGACAAGGAGGGCCACCTGGTGTGCCGGATCGGCGATTGGCTCCAAGAGCGAT ATGAGATTGTGGGGAACCTGGGCGAAGGCACCTTTGGCAAGGTGGTGGAGTGCTTGGACCATGCCAG agggaagtctcAAGTTGCCCTGAAGATCATTCGCAACGTGGGCAAGTACCGGGAGGCTGCCCGACTAGAAATCAATGTTCtcaaaaaaatcaaggaaaaggaCAAAGAGAACAAGTT CTTGTGCGTCTTGATGTCTGACTGGTTTAACTTCCACGGTCACATGTGCATTGCCTTTGAGCTCCTGGGCAAGAACACCTTTGAATTCCTGAAGGAGAATAATTTCCAGCCTTACCCCCTACCACATGTCCGGCACATGGCCTACCAGCTCTGCCACGCCCTTAGAT TTCTACATGAGAACCAGCTGACCCACACAGACTTGAAGCCAGAGAACATCCTGTTTGTGAATTCTGAGTTTGAAACGCTCTACAATGAGCACAAG AGCTGTGAGGAGAAGTCAGTGAAGAACACCAGCATCCGAGTTGCTGACTTCGGCAGTGCTACCTTTGACCATGAGCATCACACCACCATTGTGGCCACTCGTCATTACCGCCCACCTGAGGTGATCCTTG AGCTGGGCTGGGCACAGCCCTGTGACGTCTGGAGCATTGGCTGCATTCTCTTCGAGTACTACCGGGGCTTCACCCTTTTCCAG ACCCACGAAAACCGAGAGCATTTGGTGATGATGGAGAAGATCCTAGGGCCCATCCCATCACACATGATCCACCGTACCAG GAAgcagaaatatttttacaaagGGGGCCTGGTTTGGGATGAGAACAGCTCTGATGGCCGGTATGTGAAGGAGAACTGCAAACCACTGAAG AGTTACATGCTCCAAGACTCCCTGGAGCACGTGCAGCTGTTTGACCTGATGAGGAGGATGTTAGAGTTTGACCCTGCCCAGCGCATCACACTGGCGGAGGCCCTGCTGCACCCCTTCTTTGCTGGCCTGACCCCTGAGGAGCGGTCCTTCCACACCAGCCGCAACCCCAGCAGATGA